The Papio anubis isolate 15944 chromosome 10, Panubis1.0, whole genome shotgun sequence genome includes the window CTCCCCAACTCCCCGAAGCGGGTGGGCCCAAGCTCCAGGCCAGTGCCCCCCACAGATCAGGCGTTAGGCTTCTTCCCACCATCGCTGTGGTCCAGGGACTTTTCcaatccttccttcctctcttcccagagGCTGCCTGGCTGAGGGGGCCACCGTCCAGGTAGGGCAGGCACAGGCATCCGGGGACCAGAGGGTGTCGGTGGGGATGGGGCACAGCACTTTCCTGGGAGCCATGTGACATCAGATCTTCCCCTGGCGGTTCCCACTGGCTGTAGGAAGTGGTTTTTATAAACGGGGCCAACTTCCAGGAATCTCTAGGGCTCGGGAGCAACCCAGCATCGAGAGCAAATCAGAATCCTCGCAGAGCTGGCCATGGCCCAGGCAGGGGGCGTCTTCTCCACAGCCCCCAGGAGCGGCTGCACCTAGTGGGCACAACATTTGGCCTGCCTCGCGGGCCCCTCGTTCAGAGCATCCCCCTGTGGAGCCTGGCCCTCCCTGTCGTCTCTCTGCAGTAGCTCTTGGGCTGTGAATGGCaagaagaggggaagggaagtcGCCCAGCCAAGCACAGCCCTGCAGACCAGCCACCCCGGGCGGGACCCGCCCCTCTCTGTTTATCCAGAACCGTAGACCAAGGGCCTCCTGCCCCTCCTGGTCACTGTCCAGTCCCTAGAGACATCCTATGGGATCCCACGTCACCAGCAACAGGGACCCAGGGAAGTCGGTCAAGGACAAGCACCTCCCACCTTGTCTGGCCCGTGGGGACGTCACTCACCCACGGCACTAAACACCTCTGACACCTGGTAGTTCAGTTTGGCCGAAGTTTCCATGAACAGCAACTTCTGGCTCTCGGCAAACTCCTTCCCTTCCTGAAAGAAACAGTCACAAAACCCAGCGTTGTTTATAAGAGTTTCCTAAGGACACCTGGTTCACTTCCAACGGTAAGACCTGAGAAAGCTGCAGCTGTGGAGCCCGCACTCCTCCACGTTTCACGTCCAAGTTGTGTTTCTCGGCACTCCTGGACAGCCAGGGCCGGGGAGGGGCAGGGTGTGCTTCCTGGTAGAGGCTCTTCTAGCTGGCTGGGGACAGCCTTCCTCCTCCTGCAGCGCCCGGAAAGCCAAGTTCCCACCCCCAGACTCCCCTCCCATCATGCCTGTTGGCACCTGTGGGCTTTGATGCTGGGCAAAGAACCAACTGAACacccagaaaacagaagaggcagagggaggcccCTGGACAGCGCCCACCTGGGCCCTTCTGGGAAGCCCTCATTTTCCAGCACAGCTCTCCTTTGGGGAGAAATGGATGTCCCAGAGCAAAGGCAAACTGGAAAATAGCAGGCTTGCAACAGGTGACCAGGAGAGAAGCAATCATGGGAAGGCCACAGCCTCGCCCAGGAGTCCGGGGTGGCCGAGGAATGGGGGCCTCCCTGTGCaggcccctcccctagcctccagGACTCTCCCAGAAAGAGGAGCCTGTGATGGATCCCCGAGGGCACGGCTCAGGTTCCTGACTGTCCAGCCAGACACGGAACTGGCAGCAGGTGTGGCCGGTCACACCCACAGCTCTCGCATCATTCACCATCATGAATGCACTACTCCTGTCCCAGCCCAGAGATCCCTCGGCCGGCCCTGTGTTCATCCCCACTGAGCGCCTCAGCCAGCTCCTCAGACAGACGCTCCAAACCCACCGTGGCCGCCCACTGCCCCTCCAGGCCTTGAGTAACCTCGCACCTGTGTTTCTGTGCCTGCACATAGCACATCTAGTCACTCTCAGGGGGCACAGCTCTGTTGCCAGGaccctctcctcccccaccccactttGCAACGAAGGCCCAGACCGATGCTGTCTCCCCTTGCTCTCCCCTGAGATTCTCCAAAATCTTCACCCCACTTCTCCATCTCTCCACAGCCTCCATTGAAGCTGGGGCCTTTTCTCCTTGGGAGGCACGCCTGTCGGTCTAATCCCTGAGTTGGGTCTTCCCCTGCGCCAGCCTCTAGTGTGTGTGGGGTCTCCCCATCTGCCACTTGTCTGCAGCTGTTTATATGGTCTTCGTCCTAAATGTAGTGGGGAGGTGGGATGCCAATGGAAGAGAGACAACAGCGACACCTGGGTGACCGCTGCCTCTGCCTGTAAGGAGGCCTGACAAAACCTGGGTGAGGGAGGCCATATTTGCACAGAGGCCCCTTCTGAGAACCGAGTGAGGAAGGGAGCCCTACTGAGGAAATAGATCACTTTTCTCATTCAAGCCGAGCCCACCTTGCAGTGCCGCCCTGCCCTTCCCTCTGCCGGCCACGCCGTGCCTGCTCTTCCACCACTGGGCTGGAACTGCCATGGTGCTGGCCCTGAGTTTTTCAGGAAATCTTTGACTAACAGAGAAACTCAGGTggaaagttgtgtgtgtgtgcgtgcgtgtgcgcgCGCTTGTACGTGTGTGGGTGCAAGTGAGAGTGAATGTAggggggtgtgcatgtgtgtgcagatGCATGTGGGCTTGTagaggtgtgtgtgcacatgtgtaagTGTGTGCaagtgtgggtgtgcatgtgtgaaaGTGTGAGTGCCAAGGTCTTGACACAGGCGGGCAGGGCTCTCTCCTCCTGTGGAAGAGGAGAGCAGGGTCTCCTAGGCGGTACCTGGAAGGTCACCTCCCGCTCCTCGCTGAGGTCTGTCTTGTTGCCCACCAGCATCACCAGGACTTCTTCCGGGTGCAGCTCCTTCTCCAGGTCCTTCAGCCACTGCTGAGCCTTGAGGAAGGaatcctagaaaagaaaaaaaaaaaattaatgtcaaacAAAACTTACAGGTGGTCATTAGCTATTCTGGGGGGGAAAGCCAGTGTTGCTGTTCATGTTGTGTCAAATGTCACAGAATCCAACTGGCCATGGACACACCTGCAGGCTGCTCTGTTCCTCTGAGGAGGGCACGTTCCTGTCCTGGGTGACCTGTGCGGCCAGGCAGAAAACTGCTGGGACACACATCAGATCCTTCACCCCGAGCAGGCCCAGGAGACTGCTGACCACGGGGTATGTCAGGTCAGGACTTGAGCTCCTGAATCCTCCACCCCTAGATGTCCTCAAAGGACCACTCTGTGCAAGAGTCTGGGGAACTGGCCACCACCCCAAACCCTGACCCTAATGCAGCACCAGGAACTACTGAGGGGCAGATGGCAGCAGCGTGTTCTTTGTGGACCACAGAGGAGCAGAACCCTGATTGTGCAGGAGGATGGGGAGTTGTCAGGAGGCCATCCTGGAGGAGGTGTTACTGctaggatggcaccaagccatttatgacccacccccatgacccaacaCCTCCCATGGCATCATTGCATTGGAGAAACTAGAAGGCAGGTGCTTGGGAAGGAGGATGGGACATGCCTCAAGGTGGGGCCTACCTTCCTGGTGATGTCATACACTAGAAGCGCAGCATTGGCGCCCCTGAAGTAGAGGTGGCAGACACTGTGGTACTTCTCCTGGCCAGCTGTGTCCCAGATCTCAAGCTTCAGAGAGGCGGTGCCTACATCCACCACCTTTGTGAAGAACGCACCTGAAACAGGGAGACCCACAGGGCTTACTCAGAGGATGAGGTTGCCACGTGTGGCTCAGGTGGGACCACGGCGAGCCACAGGCACAGCAATGGGTTCAGAGGGACAGCTGGTCACGTGCCTCCTATGCCCGCATGGCCGGGCAGTTGAGCAAACAGTTcttctgggagatggaggcttcCACATCAAGCAAAGTGTCAGGAGTGGTTGCTATGGGGACTTCGGAGAGGCTTTGGTTGGGAAGATAAATCTCTCCAGGACCTAACACAAAAGCTCTGGGTTACATATGCCATGGAAGGGATCTCCACTTACCGGGAGTCCAACACATCCCTGCCGGCTTCCACAGATGCAGCTGGGCTCTGGGGACTCCTAGAACCCTGAGCACCCCCAGCCCACTGGCCCCTTGTCTGCCAGACCCATCTTGCACAGAGGCAGTCACAATTGCACAAGCTTCTCCAAGGCCTTCCTCGCCTCCTAACCTCCCCACTTTCCTGATGCTGCTCCCCATCAACCCCCTTCTCTACTGTCCCCTCTGCATGGCGTCCTTCCTCTTCTTACCTAGAAAACTCTTAGGCGTCCTTTGAGATCTTCGAGAGGCAACCCTGGAAGGGCTGCTGGGCCCCCTGCCTCCATGGAAGCCTCCCTGCACCCCATACACACCCAGAGGCAAGGCTTCCTGCATTCTCTGCCTGTCTCCCCCAGAAACGCAGGGGCTttgtcttcacacacacacacacacacaaaaaaaaaaaaaaaaaaaacactacccCCAAGCACTTTAACATATTGGGCAACGCACTGTTCATTTAAAGATTTTCTACCCTTTGCTTTCCAAAgagatatgatttttaaaatgattattttacagATCTCCAAAATGTTTTGCCCATCGTGTGTGGCTTGTCAGGGACGTGTTATACACAGAATCGGAGaggaaggggtgggggaaggCAAGGTGTCTGGGGCATGGAGGAGCCACCAGCACTGGCAGGCTCCTGTCAAAGCGGCTACCCTGCCTAGACCCTGGGTTGGGTTTGGAGTCTGTTGGGGAGATTGCGGCAAATGGAGCCACaggtttaaaatgaaaagtttcacTCCAAGGACAGTGCACGCAAGTCCTGCCGCTGCCACAACAAAGTCCCACGAGCCGAGTGGCTCAAATTAGCAGATTTCTTcctgcagttctggaggccagaggttCAAAACCAACGTGCTGGCTGGGTTGGTGCCTTCCAGAGACTGAAGGAGAATCCGTCCCAGGCCTCCTCCAGCTTCAGGGGCTGCCGGCAACCCTGGTGTTCCTGGTGGCTGCATCACCCCCATCTCTGGCTCTGTCTTCATGTGGCTGCATCTTTGTAGCCGCGTCCTCTCcccttcttataaagacatcagtCACTGGACTTAGGGgccatctgcaaagaccctctctccaaataAGGTCGCACTCATGGGTTCCAGGGGATAGGACTTAATTGCATCTTTACAGGTGGGAAAAACACAGTTGCACCCACTAAACATAGAACAGGAGGTTGGACAGAGCTTTCCAGCATGATGCAGCAAGACCATGCTTCTCTCTCATGACACAGCCTCTTCCTAAACGGAAGCCACCACCTGGGCTCTTCTGCCCGCGTGTCCTGCAGTTTCCTGCAGGTCCAGGAACTTGAAGTTAGACAAACTCTCCAGGTCAAACAAAGCTGCAGTCTCCATCCAGACAGTAGGACCAGTGATTTCCAGCTCAGACGGGGCAACTGTTGGGACTGAACCGGCTATACACCTCTGAACACATCAGGTGTTCCACTAGATTGACGATGGTGCCAGAATGAAGACTGTGCCCAGGCCATGAGTGTAGACCCCTCAGCTGACCTGATGGCAGCTTGTTTAAACTTTCTAAGTCTCAGCTTCCTCGTCCATAGCAGGAGCTAATGGTGCCCTCCACCCAGTGTGGCAGTTAAATCGTCTGagcaaggagagaaagagaacatgagttttgcttcctcttcctgtcCTCTTTGCTCTTCGTGGACTTGTTGTCTTAAAACGTGGGCCTTTCATCCTCATCTTTCTGTTTCCCATCACTTCAAATCACATTTCTCAGTTTGAATTTGGTTTTATCTTAAAAGCTGGTGCAGGTGACATGTGAGCATAAAACTCAGGTTTGCTTCCTCCATTGACCAACCTTAGCctctcatattttccttttccatgttgaAAATGATGgctggaggccgggcacagtggctcatgcctgtaatcctagcactttgggaggcccaggggggtggatcacttgaggtcgagttcgagaccagcctgaccaacatggtaaaactctgtctctactgaaaatacaaaaattagaaaggtgTGCTGGcgcgcccctgtagtcccagctactcaggaggctgaagcaggagaatcacttgaacccagaaggtagaggttgcagcgagctgagatcgtgccactgcactccagcctgggcagcaggagacagtgtgagactctgcctcaaaaaaagaagaggagaggggaggggaaggaaaagaaaagaaaatgatggctGGTGGTTGAATTTACACTAATGTAAAATCCCAGCAAAATTCCAAGGAG containing:
- the RAB17 gene encoding ras-related protein Rab-17 isoform X3, encoding MAQAHRTPQPRAAPSQPRAFKLVLLGSGSVGAFFTKVVDVGTASLKLEIWDTAGQEKYHSVCHLYFRGANAALLVYDITRKDSFLKAQQWLKDLEKELHPEEVLVMLVGNKTDLSEEREVTFQEGKEFAESQKLLFMETSAKLNYQVSEVFSAVGAAAPGGCGEDAPCLGHGQLCEDSDLLSMLGCSRALEIPGSWPRL
- the RAB17 gene encoding ras-related protein Rab-17 isoform X1 encodes the protein MAQAHRTPQPRAAPSQPRAFKLVLLGSGSVGKSSLALRYVKNDFKNILPTVGCAFFTKVVDVGTASLKLEIWDTAGQEKYHSVCHLYFRGANAALLVYDITRKDSFLKAQQWLKDLEKELHPEEVLVMLVGNKTDLSEEREVTFQEGKEFAESQKLLFMETSAKLNYQVSEVFSAVGAAAPGGCGEDAPCLGHGQLCEDSDLLSMLGCSRALEIPGSWPRL
- the RAB17 gene encoding ras-related protein Rab-17 isoform X4 → MAQAHRTPQPRAAPSQPRAFKLVLLGSGSVGAFFTKVVDVGTASLKLEIWDTAGQEKYHSVCHLYFRGANAALLVYDITRKDSFLKAQQWLKDLEKELHPEEVLVMLVGNKTDLSEEREVTFQEGKEFAESQKLLFMETSAKLNYQVSEVFSAVAQELLQRDDREGQAPQGDALNEGPARQAKCCAH
- the RAB17 gene encoding ras-related protein Rab-17 isoform X2 — its product is MAQAHRTPQPRAAPSQPRAFKLVLLGSGSVGKSSLALRYVKNDFKNILPTVGCAFFTKVVDVGTASLKLEIWDTAGQEKYHSVCHLYFRGANAALLVYDITRKDSFLKAQQWLKDLEKELHPEEVLVMLVGNKTDLSEEREVTFQEGKEFAESQKLLFMETSAKLNYQVSEVFSAVAQELLQRDDREGQAPQGDALNEGPARQAKCCAH